CAGGTTCAGCGCCACGACCAGCGCCAGCAGGCCCAGCCCGGCCTTGCGGTCCTCGGAGCGCCAGTACGGCTTGATCAGCGCCCAGGTGGCCGCCAGGCGCAGCCGGCTCTGGTTCTTCAGGGCCTCGGCGGGGACGGCCGGGCCCGGCACGGTAACGGACGAAGGGGTGGAAGACATGGCGCCAGCGGTTGGCCCGCCGCCGACGGCCGGCGGGCATGTTGTTGTTCGACCGGTGTCAGACGTACCGCCACCGGGGCGGGTTCCTCGCCTGACGGCTACGGCACTTTACCAAGGACGGCGTCAGTCGGCAGCGCCCAGCGCGGACAGGGCCGCCCGCAGCGTGGGCAGCCGCGTCTGCAGCTCGGCAATGCGCGCCGCGTCGGCGTTGCGCTGCGGCGCGGCCCAGACCGCTTCGGGAAAGTGAGTGTCCCAGCGGTAGCGCGGGATGATGTGCCAGTGCAGGTGCGGCACCATGTTGCCGAACGCCGCCAGGTTGACCTTGTCCGGCCCCATCACCTCGCGCACCACCCGCTCCACGCGCGCCACCAGCCGCATCAGCCAGGCCTGGTCGGCCTCGTCGAGGTCGGTCAGCTCGGCCGCGTGGTCGTTCCAGACCACCCGGCAGAACCCTGGAAACCGTTCCGCCTCCACCAGGATCACGCGGGCGCGGTCGCCCATCCAGACCAGCTCGCCGCCGTCGGTTTCGCAGAGGGGACAGGAGGGCAGTCGGTGCATGGTGGTCGGCCTGGGGATGTGGATGGTTGGCGCCCCTCTCCGCCGAGCGGGCGAGGGGCGTTGAGACGGCGCGGACGGACGTTGCCGCGTTACACCAGCACCCGCTCGATCCCGCCCGCGTTGGCCTTGGCCACGTACTCGGGCATCCAGTTCTCGCCCAGCAGGTGCCTGGCCATTTCCACCACGATGTAGTCGGCGGTGACCGCGGCGTCCTCGTTGTAGCGCGACAGGCCCTGCAGGCACGACGGGCAGCTCGTCAGGATCTTGACGTCGCCGTTGAAGTCGTCGGCGCGCAGCTTGCCGGCGCCCTTGCGCATTTCCTCTTCCTTGCGGAAGCGGA
This sequence is a window from Cupriavidus pauculus. Protein-coding genes within it:
- a CDS encoding HIT family protein — its product is MHRLPSCPLCETDGGELVWMGDRARVILVEAERFPGFCRVVWNDHAAELTDLDEADQAWLMRLVARVERVVREVMGPDKVNLAAFGNMVPHLHWHIIPRYRWDTHFPEAVWAAPQRNADAARIAELQTRLPTLRAALSALGAAD